Below is a window of Gracilinanus agilis isolate LMUSP501 unplaced genomic scaffold, AgileGrace unplaced_scaffold56381, whole genome shotgun sequence DNA.
GAAGAAGGCCAACAGAACGTAGGAGCAGAGACTAGAGCAGATGGTGTCAGAGCCTGGGCTGGACCAGCCTGACTGGACTCTATCCCACCCCAGGAAGTGGGAGGGTGGAGACCCCGGCGTGGCCCACCAGAAGACACCCACCAGCCTGCTGCTGACCCCGGAGGGCACCTTCCACAGCTTTGGCTACACAGCCAGGGACTACTACCATGACTTGGACCCAGAGGAGGCTCGAGACTGGCTTTACTTTGAGAAGTTCAAGATGAAAATCCACAGCGCTAGCGTGAGCTGGGAGGAGAGGGTGGGAAGGGGGGATGCTGAGAAAGGGGTGGCAGGAGAATTAGGAGGAGGGGTGAAGGGCCCCGAGAAGGTGgggagaagaagcagagaagtGAGTGAGAAGGAGGCCTCTCtggtgtgtgagagagagagcaatGGAAGGGCACAAGGGAGCATGGAGGGGAGAGGCGAAGGAGTGAGGATGGGCCAGTGGAcccattggaaaaaaatctgagaaatgaGGGAATGGTGGGGCAGAGAGTGAAGTGGGGAAGCTGGGGTGCTCTGTGGAGTTAGAGGAGTTAGAAGCTCACCCACCTCTATCCCCTTCCCTGACTTTGCCTGACTGGCCACCCCACCAGGACCTCACCATGAAGACAGAGCTAGAGGCCGTGAATGGCAAGAAGATGCCTGCCCTAGATGTGTTTGCCCACGCTCTGCGGTTCTTCAAGAAGCATGCTGTGCAGGTGACCCTTCCCCGCCAGCCTGGGGCCTtggggagtggagggaaagagataTCACAGGTCCTCAGTCCTCCCATTCATGACCCCCACCCCAACCGAGAGCCATGCCTCCTTGGATTCTTAACACAGACTCCTCCCACTGACCCGCCCCCCAGAGGTCATCCTGACCATTCCCCTGTCTCCAGACATCAGCCCAaacagagatggatggatggatgggggAAAAGGGGctgaaagaataaagagaatgtCTTTTAAGGGGCTTTCTAAGCATGATGTAATTCAGAGTATACAGccacaggttcaaatcctgcttcctgACAGCAGGCATGCCTTTAGTTCTCTGACCCTATGTCTTCTTCAGTAAGATAATTCATTGACCTACCAGACTCCCATTTTTAGAAGCATTGTCTGCCACTTActggctgagtgaccttgggcaagccacttaacatcaATTCCCATTGGTAAGATAGAGATGCTAACAGCCACCATCTCACAGGTTTGATGGGAGACTCaattatgataatataattattGCTTTTAatgtttgccaagcactttactggtatcatctcatttgattctcactgcaaccctgggaagtaggcaccactatcatgcccattttagagatgaggaagcggaggcaaggaaaagagaagtgacttgcccagggtcactcacacagataggaagtgactGAAAAACCCGAGTCCCCAGGCTCGgaatccagggctcttttcacTGCACACAAATGCATGCAGGCACACACGTATGTCAGCACTGCCAGAAACTCATCAGTGTGCACCTGTTCTTACGGTTATTCTCCCATCCAGCCAGGGAAAGTCCTTCCTGTGTCTGACTCCAGTCCCCACAGCTGCAGTCAGGGATGCTGAGGTCCTCCCTCTCCCAGGGAACAGGAACCAGGCTCTCCAGCTGGAAAATCTGGGTGGAGGGAGAGGCCGGAGGGGAAATGGGAACATCAAACGCAGGCGGCCCTGGAACCCCACCTAGAACCTGGATTTGAAGACCAGCTCGGCCTCTTGCTAGCAGTGAAGCAagccccttctccctccctcccctcagtttccccatctgtaaaacaaaagggtTGAGCTATACGGCCTCTCTTCTATGTgctcttattctcttttcctccctcaaaCTCCTTGACCGAAATCTAGGAGCTCAGAGAGCAGTGCCCGTCCCTGCCAGAAAGGAACGCCATCCGCTGGGTACTCACCGTCCCTGCCATCTGGAAGCAGCCCGCCAAGCAGTTCATGAGGGAAGCTGCCTACCTGGTAAGTGAAGGGAGGTCTACATGGACAGAGGTTCCAAGAGGGTCCACCCTACCTGGAGGCAAAACAAAGTGCTGGACTTCAATGCAGGGAGACCCGAGTTctagtcctgcctcagacatttactagctgtaaaAATGACCTGGGACCAGTTACTTAACTGCTACCTGCCTCAGTTTGccatttgtaaattggggataataatagcatctacctcttagggttgttgtgatgatatAAGAAAACATTATAGACAGCAGCCTATACTGCGTGATAGGAGAgagggcaggaaccatccttCCCACCCAGCCCAGTCCAGCCCCTCAGAATCTCTCAAATTCCCAGTGAGGCTGCAGTAGTgtggaagggcagctaggtagttcagtggatagagcaccaggcctggagacagaccGTCcggggtttaaatgtggcctctagacacttcctagctgtgtgaccctgggcaagtcacactgcctagactttaccactcttctgcattggaactgatacttagtatggacagaaagtaggattttcaaaaaaaatgacagagatagaaacagagaaacagagaaagaggcagacagagaaaaagaaagagagaaacagagagaaggaagacagaggcagagacagagagacagagagaagaaagacagtcagagggagagagagagggagagagagggagagagagagagagcgagagaaagagagagagagagagag
It encodes the following:
- the LOC123256150 gene encoding heat shock 70 kDa protein 12B-like, producing MVSEPGLDQPDWTLSHPRKWEGGDPGVAHQKTPTSLLLTPEGTFHSFGYTARDYYHDLDPEEARDWLYFEKFKMKIHSASDLTMKTELEAVNGKKMPALDVFAHALRFFKKHAVQELREQCPSLPERNAIRWVLTVPAIWKQPAKQFMREAAYLVSEGRSTWTEVPRGSTLPGGKTKCWTSMQGDPSSSPASDIY